From Pseudomonas putida, one genomic window encodes:
- a CDS encoding NUDIX domain-containing protein yields MRDKRKCRSKSRATIICLRSGKVLLVRKKGGKWNFPGGSIEPGETPHSAAARELREETSIEGHGLLSLCSIRVGSVVHHIFITRFHETEKPVADHEIVACKWVLREKLTPDLLNSAAAGLLATQLPALTA; encoded by the coding sequence ATGCGGGACAAACGAAAATGCAGAAGTAAATCCAGGGCAACGATAATCTGTCTGCGAAGCGGCAAGGTACTGCTTGTTCGGAAAAAAGGCGGCAAATGGAATTTTCCGGGTGGTTCGATTGAGCCTGGTGAGACCCCTCATAGTGCTGCAGCAAGAGAGCTACGTGAGGAGACATCCATTGAAGGGCATGGCCTACTTTCTTTGTGCTCGATCAGGGTGGGTTCAGTCGTGCATCACATCTTCATCACCCGATTCCACGAAACTGAGAAGCCTGTGGCCGACCATGAAATAGTCGCGTGTAAATGGGTGCTTCGTGAAAAGCTCACGCCTGACTTGCTGAATTCCGCTGCAGCCGGCCTCTTGGCAACCCAGTTGCCTGCTCTGACCGCCTGA